The following are from one region of the Mangifera indica cultivar Alphonso chromosome 14, CATAS_Mindica_2.1, whole genome shotgun sequence genome:
- the LOC123195866 gene encoding 5' exonuclease Apollo-like — protein MEKGLISVDQWTQGSQAYFLTHLHSDHTKGLTSSWARGPLFCSRLTAKLFPLKFPGLNLSLLRVLDTGSWHSISLISPSSREKTVVQVMAIDAHHCPGSIMLLFRGEFGCLLYTGDFRWETDGERAKIARNTLLKALKDDAVDILYLDNTYCNPKYEFPCREFAAQQVADIIASHPSHDIIIGIDTLGKEELLLHISRLLNIKIWVWPERLQTMQLLGFHDIFTTKTSLTRVRAVPRYSFSIDTLEELNTIRPTIGIMPSGLPWLVKPLKGNDKLFGSLLTSYNRSKNGAKGGIETDKMNDNLGVERFHKYVYTVPYSDHSCFMEIQEFIKLVQPVKVRGIVSSSSCYVDPLYYFGRLCKANPPSRGLHNSEERKSLGKRVIAVQTNCYVRSGNATEAGRKRGRTLKVNFLGVNASKTNALRRIQRGAKIVPSE, from the exons ATGGAGAAAGGCCTTATCTCCGTCGATCAGTGGACACAGGGAAGCCAGGCGTACTTCCTAACTCACCTGCACTCAGATCACACGAAGGGCCTAACATCGTCGTGGGCCAGAGGCCCACTCTTCTGCTCACGGCTCACCGCCAAGCTCTTCCCCTTAAAGTTCCCCGGGTTAAACCTTTCGTTGCTTCGCGTCCTCGATACTGGCTCGTGGCATTCAATTTCTCTGATCTCGCCATCTTCGAGAGAGAAAACGGTTGTCCAAGTTATGGCAATTGACGCTCACCATTGTCCTG GTTCAATTATGTTGTTATTTCGTGGTGAGTTTGGGTGCCTGCTTTACACTGGTGATTTCCGCTGGGAAACAGACGGTGAGAGGGCCAAAATAGCAAGGAACACACTCCTCAAAGCTTTAAAAGATGATGCAGTCGACATTCTTTACTTGGATAACACATATTGCAATCCGAAATACGAGTTTCCTTGTCGAGAATTTGCTGCTCAGCAG GTTGCTGATATAATTGCCTCCCATCCCAGCCATGACATCATAATTGGGATTGACACTTTGGGAAAAGAAGAACTTTTGCTTCACATTTCACGTCTGCTCAACATAAAG ATTTGGGTGTGGCCAGAACGCTTGCAAACCATGCAGCTACTTGGATTCCATGACATATTCACAACCAAAACTTCTCTTACTAGAGTACGAGCTGTTCCTCGTTACAGTTTTAGCATTGACACTTTAGAAGAATTGAATACAATACGCCCAACCATAGGAATTATGCCATCTGGTCTTCCATGGCTTGTTAAACCCCTTAAAGGAAATGACAAGCTTTTTGGTTCTCTTTTAACTTCTTACAACCGGAGCAAAAATGGTGCAAAAGGTGGAATTGAAACAGATAAGATGAATGACAATTTAGGAGTAGAAAGGTTTCACAAGTATGTATATACAGTTCCATATTCTGATCATTCATGCTTTATGGAGATACAGGAGTTTATAAAGCTTGTCCAGCCAGTGAAGGTAAGAGGAATTGTGTCTTCATCATCTTGTTATGTTGATCCTCTTTACTACTTTGGTCGGCTTTGCAAAGCAAACCCACCTTCAAGGGGGTTGCACAACAGTGAGGAAAGGAAATCATTAGGCAAAAGAGTTATAGCTGTTCAAACAAATTGTTATGTTCGAAGTGGCAATGCTACTGAGGCGGGAAGGAAAAGAGGGAGGACTTTGAAGGTCAATTTTCTAGGAGTTAATGCGAGCAAGACAAATGCCTTGAGGCGTATCCAAAGAGGTGCTAAGATTGTGCCAAGTGAGTGA